Proteins encoded in a region of the Flavobacterium sp. MDT1-60 genome:
- a CDS encoding LacI family DNA-binding transcriptional regulator, with amino-acid sequence MDKKYTIKDIAKMAGVSKGTVDRVLHNRGKVSPAALEKINEVLNVINYEPNLIARNLKNTKVYRICVLLPDPEIDPYWLPCVNGIQDAITEFKAYSVIIETYFFNPESTKSFLSTNTKIIERSPDAVLIAPLFHKETLEIIKQYDELEIIVNTFNNQVESSSIKSFVGQDLYKSGRVAASLMNLILTEGQIAIIHIDESLKNAVHMQEKEKGFRNYFDEKKLSDFSLTTLKLKYSNIETKFPAFIEENPNLRGIFITTSKAYQIASVLSSLKNKKIALIGYDLIEKNVNFLNQGLVHFLIHQNQKRQAYLGVSTLVEHFLFRKEIPETILLPIDIINVENASFYVS; translated from the coding sequence ATGGATAAAAAGTATACAATTAAGGATATTGCAAAAATGGCCGGAGTTTCTAAAGGAACTGTTGATCGTGTTTTGCATAATAGAGGAAAGGTTTCTCCTGCTGCATTGGAAAAAATCAATGAAGTTTTAAACGTCATTAATTATGAACCCAACTTAATTGCCCGAAATTTAAAAAATACTAAAGTTTATCGCATTTGTGTTTTACTTCCAGATCCTGAAATTGACCCTTATTGGCTTCCATGTGTTAACGGGATTCAGGATGCGATAACAGAATTTAAAGCCTATAGTGTTATTATAGAAACCTATTTTTTTAATCCTGAAAGTACTAAATCGTTTTTAAGTACCAATACTAAAATAATCGAACGATCGCCAGATGCCGTTTTAATTGCTCCTTTATTTCATAAAGAGACGCTCGAAATTATTAAGCAATACGACGAATTGGAAATTATAGTGAATACTTTCAACAACCAGGTTGAGTCTTCGTCTATTAAAAGTTTTGTTGGACAAGATTTGTACAAAAGTGGTCGTGTGGCGGCTAGTTTAATGAACCTGATTCTGACGGAGGGACAAATTGCAATAATCCATATTGATGAAAGTCTTAAAAATGCGGTTCACATGCAGGAGAAAGAAAAAGGATTTAGAAATTATTTTGATGAAAAAAAACTGTCTGATTTTTCTTTAACCACTTTAAAATTAAAATACTCCAATATTGAAACTAAGTTTCCGGCATTTATAGAAGAAAACCCAAATTTACGTGGCATTTTCATTACAACTTCTAAAGCCTATCAGATTGCCTCCGTTTTATCTTCTCTAAAAAATAAAAAGATTGCACTTATTGGTTATGATTTAATTGAGAAAAATGTAAACTTCCTAAATCAGGGATTGGTTCATTTTTTAATACATCAAAATCAAAAGAGACAGGCTTATTTAGGAGTAAGCACCTTAGTGGAGCATTTTTTATTTCGAAAAGAAATACCGGAAACGATTTTGCTTCCAATAGATATTATTAATGTTGAGAACGCTTCCTTTTATGTATCATAA
- a CDS encoding sugar-binding protein has translation MKEYQVVLINENQKKDLEILDVSFWGKANCLTDFSSPWKNDPMSKIEFRALHDLENFYFNFQVFDTDIYIDEKDDSVDSIGNSDRVELFFRANDSLNPYYCLEMDTAARIMDFEAKPNKEFDFNWKWPKEHIEVKSSKGKNSFTVGGTISIASLKELNLIQNNIIETGVYRAKFSKDENQNYQPTWISWVNPNTPEPNFHIASSFGKFILME, from the coding sequence GTGAAAGAATATCAGGTTGTTTTAATTAATGAAAATCAGAAAAAAGATCTCGAAATTTTAGATGTTTCTTTTTGGGGAAAAGCAAATTGTTTAACTGATTTTTCTTCTCCATGGAAAAACGATCCAATGTCAAAAATTGAATTTCGGGCACTTCATGATTTAGAAAATTTCTATTTTAATTTTCAGGTTTTTGATACTGATATTTATATCGATGAAAAAGATGATAGTGTTGATAGTATAGGAAACTCAGATCGGGTAGAACTGTTTTTTAGAGCTAACGATTCTTTAAATCCTTATTATTGCCTTGAAATGGATACTGCAGCCAGAATAATGGATTTTGAGGCAAAGCCAAATAAGGAATTTGATTTTAATTGGAAGTGGCCCAAAGAACATATAGAAGTAAAATCTTCAAAAGGGAAGAATTCTTTTACTGTTGGAGGAACAATCAGTATTGCTTCTTTGAAAGAATTGAATTTAATTCAAAACAATATTATTGAAACCGGAGTTTATAGAGCTAAATTTTCTAAAGATGAAAATCAAAACTATCAGCCTACCTGGATTTCATGGGTAAATCCAAATACACCGGAACCCAATTTTCATATTGCTTCTTCTTTTGGGAAATTTATTTTGATGGAGTAG